TCGCGTCGTTGGCGGTGCCGGGAAACTCCTCGTGCCAGCGGATCGCCCATGCGATTCCGGATCGCGCCGCCAGATCCCCGGCCAGGCGCCGGGCCGCGTCCCTGAGCGCCGCCATCTGGTCGTCGGTCGCGGTGCGCAGCGTCGCCAGGACCCGTCCGGTGCCCGGACTCACGCCGAATGCATCGCTGCCCACATCGACCCCCACGACCGTGACGAGCCCGCCGGGTCCGCTGTCCACCGTGGCCGCCGGCAGCTGGGGCAGCTGCAGGGCGAGTTCGGCGGCGACGGGCACCGGGGAGAGTCCCCGTTCGGGTTCGGCGGCATGGGAGGTCACGCCCGTGAGGATGATCTCCAGGCCGCACGAGGCGGAGGCGAAAGGTCCCTCGCGCAGGACGAGGGTGCCGAGCGGGAATCCGGGCAGGTTGTGCACGGCCAGGACCCGGTCCGGCGCGATGCCGGCGAAGGCGGGATCAGCGAGGATGGTGCGGGCCCCGTGCCCGGTCTCCTCGGCCGGCTGGAAGAGGAGCACGACCCGACCGCGTTCCGGGCGGCGGTCGGCCAGGGCGCGGGCCAGGCCGAGCAGCATCGTCGCGTGGCCGTCGTGGCCGCAGCGGTGGGAGACGCCCGCCGTCGTGCTGGCCCACCCGGGCGCCGCCCGGTCCGGCAGGGGCAGGGCGTCCAGGTCGGCCCGCACGAGCAGGGTCGGCCCGGGCGCGGCGCCCGCGAAGACGGCCGCCACGCCATGTCCGCCCAGATCGGCAACGAGACCGTCCGGGGCGGAGGCGCGCAGGTGTTCGGCCACGAAGGCGGCAGTGCGGCGCTCGTGCCCGGAGAGCTCGGCGCGGCGATGGAGTTCGTGGCGCAGATCGACCAGGGGCGGGTTCGTCATGTCACCTTCCAGGGATGCGGGGGACCGGTTCCGCCGTCATTCTGGCGCCGAACGGCCGCCCTCGCCACCGCGAACCTGCGGCGCGGGGATTTGAAGGCGGATCCGAACGGCCTTATATTGCCCGCTCCACCGGCAGGCGGCGCATGGTGCGCCGTCCGCGTCCACCGGGAGCCGTCATGGACCAGTTGAATCGCCCCATCTGCGCGCCGCGCCGCCAGACCCGCCAGATCG
The window above is part of the bacterium genome. Proteins encoded here:
- a CDS encoding amidohydrolase; its protein translation is MTNPPLVDLRHELHRRAELSGHERRTAAFVAEHLRASAPDGLVADLGGHGVAAVFAGAAPGPTLLVRADLDALPLPDRAAPGWASTTAGVSHRCGHDGHATMLLGLARALADRRPERGRVVLLFQPAEETGHGARTILADPAFAGIAPDRVLAVHNLPGFPLGTLVLREGPFASASCGLEIILTGVTSHAAEPERGLSPVPVAAELALQLPQLPAATVDSGPGGLVTVVGVDVGSDAFGVSPGTGRVLATLRTATDDQMAALRDAARRLAGDLAARSGIAWAIRWHEEFPGTANDANIVGHLTAAAERAGIPIRRPREPFRWSEDFGHFTARWPGALVGLGSGESQPPLHHPDYDFPDALLEPGVAFWRLAVDALLAD